The Periplaneta americana isolate PAMFEO1 chromosome 10, P.americana_PAMFEO1_priV1, whole genome shotgun sequence genome includes a window with the following:
- the LOC138708141 gene encoding di-N-acetylchitobiase-like gives MYFKLLTVLLLIKPLTSQCPCEDEALCQPVSSTPNREVFAFMNGCEKNIWETFDWNKLTTLAVSSCFVPELVCFAHYHNVRVVPFGTLPDEYLLNETLRMQWIEEKLSLAQEHYLDGFNIDFESEIPRGDPKAAGLTALAAEMTLKFHQAIPFSQVTIDVAWSPSGIDGRWYDYVGLSNAVDYLFVMAYDEQSQIFDDECTALANSGLTKTDAGLLQYMEVGIPASKLVLGVPWYGYDYECIEHENQTCFIEEVPFRGANCSDAAGRQIRYSTIVEQMLPNATGGRQWDYQEKSPYFYMMDQATGKMHQIWYDDPESLRTKFELVEQYGLRGAGMWSAEQVDYSNTTEGQTQRNEMWGAFPSPTGVHYHILVV, from the exons ATGTACTTCAAACTGCTTACGGTTTTGCTTTTAATTAAGCCATTGACATCTCAATGCCCCTGTGAAGATGAAGCCCTCTGTCAACCTGTGTCATCCACTCCAAATAGAGAG gTATTTGCATTTATGAATGGTTGTGAAAAGAATATTTGGGAAACCTTCGACTGGAATAAATTAACTACCCTTGCAGTATCCAGTTGCTTCGTTCCAGAGCTTGTCTGCTTTGCTCATTATCACAATGTTCGAGTGGTACCATTTG GTACATTGCCAGATGAATATCTGTTGAATGAAACCCTGCGCATGCAATGGATTGAAGAGAAACTATCACTGGCACAAGAACATTACCTGGATGGTTTCAATATTGATTTTGAGAGTGAAATACCAAGAGGCGACCCTAAGGCAGCTGGTCTCACTGCGCTAGCAGCTGAGATGACTTTGAAGTTTCATCAAGCAATTCCATTCTCGCAA GTGACAATTGATGTTGCCTGGTCTCCAAGTGGCATTGATGGGCGATGGTATGATTATGTGGGCCTTTCGAATGCAGTCGATTACCTGTTTGTGATGGCATATGATGAGCAGAGTCAGATATTCGACGATGAGTGTACTGCTTT gGCAAACTCTGGACTTACCAAGACTGATGCAGGCTTACTGCAGTATATGGAAGTGGGCATACCGGCATCCAAATTAGTACTAGGAGTGCCGTGGTATGGTTATGACTATGAATGCATTGAGCATGAG AACCAAACGTGTTTTATTGAAGAAGTTCCATTTCGTGGAGCTAATTGCAGTGATGCCGCAGGGAGACAGATACGATATTCAACAATAGTTGAGCAGATGCTGCCAAATGCTACAGGAGGTCGGCAGTGGGATTATCAGGAGAAATCTCCATACTTTTACATGAtg GATCAAGCTACTGGAAAAATGCACCAAATATGGTATGACGACCCGGAGAGCCTGAGAACGAAATTTGAATTGGTTGAACAGTATGGTTTACGTGGTGCTGGCATGTGGTCTGCTGAACAGGTTGACTACTCTAACACTACAGAAGGCCAAACGCAGAGGAATGAAATGTGGGGGGCTTTCCCATCTCCAACAGGTGTACATTATCATATCTTGGTCGTGTAA